The following proteins come from a genomic window of Sorghum bicolor cultivar BTx623 chromosome 3, Sorghum_bicolor_NCBIv3, whole genome shotgun sequence:
- the LOC8063139 gene encoding LOW QUALITY PROTEIN: NAD(P)H-quinone oxidoreductase subunit N, chloroplastic (The sequence of the model RefSeq protein was modified relative to this genomic sequence to represent the inferred CDS: deleted 2 bases in 1 codon) encodes MTCKRRGGVYSWCASWSIRLTDQRTASIADLSATSPHFHFTASHLPATCSKASDFPLPSTHTRTAAGSRSSRMWSAAAAAARAVSVPVSPVPAPSLLSGRRGGPRGGRGAVSVRSSLLDFVGGDLVRPDLGKWLDDVEKHKALAIYPPHEGGYEGRYLNRLRYQGYYFLDLSARGLGDPETTLTKIHPVCPPSLGRQPVARWYFPPEVDYRLSLLHPDAKGLVVWIHEAKVLSKAELQFLAMLPDIRPKVRVLAEVGNWRSFVWKPLKQIAGLEQNPDAEE; translated from the exons ATGACGTGTAAAAGGCGTGGTGGTGTATACTCGTGGTGCGCA TCTTGGTCGATTCGGCTGACAGACCAACGGACAGCCTCGATTGCAGACTTATCCGCGACCTCACCCCACTTC CACTTCACCGCAAGCCATCTTCCCGCCACATGCTCAAAAGCAAGCGACTTCCCACTCCCATCCACCCACACGCGCACGGCCGCAGGCAGTAGAAGCAGCAGGATGTGgtcggcagcagcggcggcggcgcgcgcggtgTCCGTGCCCGTGTCTCCGGTCCCGGCGCCCTCGCTCCTCAGCGGCCGGCGCGGCGGGCCGCGGGGCGGCCGTGGCGCGGTGTCCGTGCGCAGCTCGTTGCTGGACTTCGTGGGCGGGGACCTGGTGCGGCCGGACCTGGGCAAGTGGCTGGACGACGTGGAGAAGCACAAGGCGCTGGCCATCTACCCGCCGCACGAGGGCGGCTACGAGGGCCGCTACCTCAACCGCCTCCGCTACCAGGGCTACTACTTCCTCGACCTCTCCGCGCGGGGCCTCGGCGATCCGGAGACCACGCTCACCAAGATCCACCCCGTCTGCCCG CCTAGCCTCGGCAGGCAGCCGGTGGCGCGGTGGTACTTCCCgccggaggtggactacaggctCAGCCTGCTGCACCCAGACGCCAAAGGCCTCGTCGTCTGGATCCACGAAGCCAAG GTTCTGTCCAAGGCTGAGCTGCAGTTCCTGGCCATGCTCCCAGACATCCGTCCCAAAGTCAGGGTGCTCGCAGAAGTCGGCAACTG GAGAAGTTTTGTTTGGAAGCCACTGAAGCAAATTGCAGGCCTTGAGCAGAACCCGGACGCGGAAGAATGA